In one Streptomyces sp. NBC_01241 genomic region, the following are encoded:
- a CDS encoding YbaB/EbfC family nucleoid-associated protein encodes MGNGFQEQLDEMMGKLAEHRDSLLATQRELAKYTVTVQSKDRMLTVVAGAQGDVREIKFHTDAYRDMAPAELGAALVDVIGKAREQAGQKVRETMSPFQGAGAAMRKSMTGGSEFDDLMGPLREMWPGPEGPGGTPGAGRNGTGKGKGGTSDG; translated from the coding sequence ATGGGTAACGGATTCCAGGAACAGCTCGACGAGATGATGGGAAAGCTCGCGGAGCACCGCGATTCCCTCCTCGCGACCCAGCGGGAGCTGGCCAAGTACACGGTCACCGTGCAGTCGAAGGACCGGATGCTGACGGTCGTCGCCGGCGCCCAGGGCGACGTGCGGGAGATCAAGTTCCATACGGACGCGTACCGCGACATGGCGCCCGCCGAGCTGGGCGCGGCCCTGGTCGATGTCATCGGCAAGGCCAGGGAGCAGGCCGGGCAGAAGGTCCGCGAGACCATGTCGCCGTTCCAGGGGGCGGGCGCCGCCATGCGCAAGTCGATGACGGGCGGCAGCGAATTCGACGACCTGATGGGCCCGTTGCGGGAGATGTGGCCGGGCCCCGAGGGGCCGGGCGGCACACCGGGCGCCGGACGGAACGGCACGGGCAAGGGGAAGGGCGGTACCTCGGATGGCTGA